CGAGGGTGCCGTCGGCGACGTCTTCGAGGTTCACGACAATGTTTTCCGGGGTGCGGGTGGTGAGCCAGACGAGTTCTTCGGTGACGGACATGTTGGCCTCGACGTGCGGCATGAAGGGCGGGACGAAGACCCAGTCGCCGGCCTTCATGTCCTGGTACTCGGAGTAGTTTTCGCCGTAGTAGATGCGGCCGTGCCCGCGCAGGACGTACCCTCCGGTTTCCGCCTCGCCGTGGTGGTGGGGCAGTGAACGGTATCCGGGCGTGTTCGATACCTGGCCGAACCAGATCTTTGTGGCGGGAGTGTGTTGGATGGAGACACCCGAAACGCGGATGCAGTCACCGGACTGGGCGGTGTTGGTGTCTTCCTCACCTGCACGGGTGACGACCGGGACGACTTTGCCGTCCGCTCCGGCGTACATGGAGTTGTCGCCCTCGGTCAGGTACGCGGTGGTGGTATTGCTCATGGTTTTCACTCCTAGGTTGTTGCGGTTGAGGTAACCGGTGCGCTGTAGGTTGCGCGGCCGTCGTTGTGATGGATGCGGATCCTGTTCTCCAGGCGTCCGATGCCTGCAATCTCGGTTGTAAGAAGATCGCCGTCCTGCAGGAAGCGTGGGGGGTTCATTCCCATTCCCACTCCGCCGGGCGTGCCGGTCAGGACCAGGTCCCCCGGCCGCAGAACCGTGAAGTGGGAGATGTAGGAGAGGAGCTTCGCGGGGCCGAACACCAGCGTGCCCGTGTTTCCGGCTTGCACCAGTTCACCGTTCACGTAACCGCGGACCTCGAAATCGCCTTCGACTTCATCGGCGGTAATCATGACCGGCCCAACGGGGGTGCTGGCGTCGAAGGCTTTGCCCTGGAACCACTGCAGGGTGCGGTTCTGCCAGTCACGCATCGAAACATCGTTCGCCACGGTGTAGCCGGCGATGGCCTGCAGGGCCTGTTCCTCATCTGCGCGGAATAAGGGGGAACCGACGACGACGGCCAGTTCGGCCTCCCAGTCAACCCGTTCACTGCCGACGACGTCGATCGTGTCACCTGCCCCGGTCAATGTGTCCGCGTACTTCGCGAAGAGGGTGGGATATTCCGGGAGTTCCCGGCCCATTTCCTGAATGTGATCGCTGTAGTTCAGACCGCAGCAAATCACCTTGCCCGCCGCCGGCAGCAGGGCTGCCAGCTCGGCGGCGGAAGCCGAAACGCTGTTGGCATTATGACGCTGTCCCGATACGACGGAATCGGCCGTCCGGCGCCATTGCGGGTCCGCGACCATAGTGCCCACGTCCGGGTATGGCAACGGCAGATAAGCAGTGTCGTCCGAGACAAGTACCGCCGCCGTGGTGTGCTTGCCCGCACGCAGTGTGGCCAGTTTCATCCGTCCAATTCCCTTCAATCAGATATGTCGACTTTTTTACGGTCGTCACATATGCTCAAGGTAGCACGATGCAGAGGATCTGAAAAGAGCTCTTTTCCCGAACGACGACAACCCCATATGCAGGAGGAACCACCGTGACCAACAGGACAGTCAACCCCCAGTCGCTTCCCAAACCATCCGGGTATGCCCATGGCATCCTTGCCGGGAACACCGTGTATCTGGGAGGCCAGACGGCACTGGACAAGGACATGAATATCGTGCCCGGCGGCATTGTTGAACAGTTCAGGCAGGCGTTTTCGAACGTTCTGACAACGCTGGCGGAGGCCGGGGGACAGCCGCAGGACCTGGTCAGCGTCACGATCTATCTCACCGACGTCGACGACTACATGGCGAACGGCCGTGAAATCGGACGGATCTGGCGCGAGATGGCGGGCTCGGAGTATCCCGCCATGGCCGGCATTGGCGTTACCCGGCTGTGGCAGAAGGAAGCTCTCATCGAGATCCAGGGGATTGCGGTGATCGGAAACCGCTGATTCTGCGGGCGGTGGCTCTTCCGGCCCCGCGAACCGACACCGTGTCGGATTTGTGAACGGCCCCGGCGTGCATGCATGCCGGGGCCGTTCTCATGACGCGAAGCGCCTACCCGCTCCTATGTGGTTCAGTTCCGCGTCGTGAGCTGAAGTGACTGTACGGCTTCCACCATGTGTGCCGGCCAGGGCTGGGCCGTCAAGGACCCTGAAGGGACGTGGGCCACGGTCACCGTGCCGAATGCCGCGATTCCGCCTTGGGATTCGAGATGGGGATGGCCGAACACTTCAAAGGCGTAGGTCATGGACGTGCGGCCAATTTTTTGGATTCCGACAGTTGCCGTGATGCGCTGGCCGAACCAGAGTTTAGCCCTGTAGCTGATTGCCTGGTGTACACGCGGTGCGCTCGGGAAATAATCAGGAAGGTTGAGGGCCCGGAAGAGCTCCGCTTCCGCGGACTCAACCCAGCGCATGACAGAGGAATTGTGCTGGTGGCCGGAGGCGTCGGTGTCTACCCATTCGACATTGCGATCGATGCTGGCATGCCGGCTTGGGCTCGTCCGGTCAGTCATGGGTCTCCCTTCAGCGTGTGATGATCCCACGTCACAGGGCCCTATTATATCCCTGCGATGACGACCGTTCGCGAATCCGCGATGGTTGTGATTGGGGAGCCGGCGAACGGCGCACGAATGAATTTCATGTCGCTCTCTTTACGCCCGTCACCAAGACGGCATATACTTATTTTCATTACGCATGCCTGACGGCGGCACTGACGCCGCGTTCTACATGCCCTTTCCAAGGAGTTCCGATGTCTGTTTCCGACTTTGACGAACGCAACGAACAGACCCATGAAGCATCGACGGGTGCCATGAGTCAGGAGGAATTTGAGGAGGTTTTCGGCGGGTCTGTTCCGGTTTGTGCCCCGTGGGTCGGATTGATGTTCATCTAGCATCCTGCCTGCGGCCGTGTGCCAGGATGCAGGATGCACGCTCCTCAGGCCTGTAACCTTGGACTGTTAAGGCGATCCATTATCGGAGGTGTTGAATGTCTGGAGTCAATGTTGTCCCTGACATTTCACCCATGCCACGCCACCAGCATCTCATCGTGACCGTCTACGGACTTTATGCCCGCGCCCATGACGGCGCATTTGCAGTATCAGAGCTGATACAACTTCTGAGCGATCTGGGAGTTGAGTCAGCCGGAGTGCGCTCGTCAGTCTCGCGGCTGAAGAAGCGTGGAGTTCTCGTCAGCCTCCGAAAGAACGGGTCGGCCGCCTACAGGCTGGCGCCAGGACTGGAGGATGTTTTCCGGGCGGGCGACGAACGCATTTTCTCCCCGCACCGCGCACGCAAGGGTGATGACTGGATCCTGACATCATTCTCCGTCCCTGAGTCGCAGCGGCATCTTCGCCACAAGCTCCGCACCATCCTGACGCGCATCGGTTGCGGCCAGGTTTCGCCGGGCTTATGGATAGCCCCCGGCAACCTGGCGGACGAAGTAAGTCAACAGCTCGAACGCGCGTCCCTGATGGAATACGTGGACCTGTTTAAGGCAGCCCACCTGACCGAAGATCATATCCGGTCGAAGGTCGGGCAATGGTGGGACCTGCCCTCTCTTGACGCCCTATATGCGGACTTCATCGACCGCCACGAACCTGTACTGCAGCGCTGGTCCGAATTGCCCCTGAGCGAACCTGAGTCACCGGAGTATCTCAGGCAGGCCTTCGCCGACTACGTCCCGATGGTGACCCAATGGCGCCGTTTGCCCTATATGGATCCCGGCCTGCCTGAAGAGTATCTTCCCGGTGACTGGAGCGGCCTGGCCGCCGAGGCACTCTTTGCCAAGCTGCACTCACTGCTTGGCCCGATCGCCAAGCGCTACGCACGGTCGGTCGTCGAAGACTAGACAGTCCGCCGACGAGGACTACTCACTGCGTTGGGAGCGCATTCAACCAGGGCCCATTCGCTCGAGCCCATGCGTCAAGTGCTGTCTTTTGTTCCACTGCTTCTGGTACTTTGACGCGGCCGGAAAGCTGTCTGACCCGCCCCGGGGCCCCGTGAAGTCCACTCTCTAGAGATAATTTTTTTGTCGCAAAGAAAACGTTACAAATTTCGGTAGAAAGTGGATAGAATCAAGATCACTCCCGAGAAGGACTGCCATGGTGGACGCACGGACGCACGACCAGACCGGCTCCGCGGCCAAGGTAACTTGCGCTGTCACCCAAGTCATGTCCCCGGACACCGAAGGCTACTCACCGTGGTGCGGGACGCCCGTAAGGCGCTTCGTTTCTCCATACGCCACGGGGATTCCCCATTTCGCGACCCGCGGTGGCAACTGGCGCCGGACGGCCGGTAGGGGTCCATTTGAACTCAATACAAACCGCATAGGAGAACAATGTCTGTACTAGCCGGGCTCACAGCAGCCCTCACAGATGGTTCCGTAGAAGTCATAGACCTGACGACTCCGCTCAGCAGCGATACGCCAATACTGAATCTTCCGCAGCCCCTCGCCAACACCGTAGGCCTCAGCCTTTCGCCCGTGAGCAACTTTGATGACGCCGGCCCGGCGTGGGCCTGGAACGATGTGACCGTTGGGGAGCATGCCGGCACCCACCTGGACGCGCCCGTGCACTGGATTTCGGGCAGAAACGGCAAATCCGTTGACCAGATAGAGCCCCACCGCCTCATCGGACCTCTGATCGTCATCGACAAGAGCGCCGATGTGGCCGAAAATCCGGACTTTCTGCTGGAGCCTGAGCACTTTGAGCAGTGGCAGGAAACGCACGGCCAGTTGCCCGACAATTGCTGGGTGATCTTCCGGACCGGCTGGTCCTCCAGAGGCGGGAATGCCGCCGACTTCGTCAATGCCGATGACGCCGGGCCGCACACTCCGGGGGTGTCCGTAGCTGGCGCCCAATGGATTGCAGCCAATACCAGCATCAGCGGGTTCGGGGTCGAAACGGTGGGCATCGATGCGGGCCAGGCGGCAACTTTCGACCCGATGTTCCCCGTCCACTCATTTCTCCTTGGGGCCGACAAGTACGGCCTGACGTCACTTCGACAGGTGGACAGGCTTCCCACGGTGGGAGCTACCCTCGTGGTCGCCCCCTTGCCAATTGTCGGAGGCACCGGCAGTCCCACCCGCGTCTATGCCCTTGTGGAGGGATCATGAGCGAGAACGTAAAAGTGTCCACCCTTGTTGCCCAAACTCTGGCCAAATTGGGCGTGGGCCACGTCTTTGGCGTTGTCGGAAGCGGCAACTTTGATGTCACGAACATCCTCGTGCAGGCCGGCGTGCCCTATACAGCTGCCCGACATGAGGGTGGTGCCGCCACCATGGCCGATGCCTATTCTCGAATGTCCGGCAAAGTCGGAGTGGTCAGCACGCATCAGGGATGCGGCCTAAGCAATGCCATTACGGGCATCGGGGAAGCGGCGAAGAGCCGGACACCGATGATTGTTTTGACCGCGGACACACAAAGCGCTGCGGTCCGATCGAATTTCAGGATTGATCAGGACTCCCTTGCCCGAAGCATCGGGGCAGTGGCGGAACGGATTCACTCCGTGGAGTCGGCCGTGGCCGATACCGTGCGGGCGTTCCGCACCGCAGTCAACGAACGCCGCACCGTCGTCCTCAGTCTCCCTCTTGACGTGCAGAGCGGTTTCGCGCCGGACACCCTCGATTCTGTCCGGCTGCAGGAACCAACACGGTTGCGGCCTGATCCCGCAGCAGTGGAGCACCTCGTTCACCTGCTCCAGCGGGCCGAACGCCCCGTGTTTGTGGCCGGACGGGGAGGGCGTGGGGCGAAGGAAGCCCTTCTCGCCTTGGCCGAGCATGCCGGAGCTCTGGTGGCAACCTCCGCGGTGGCCAACGGGCTATTCAATGGCGAAACCTTTAACCTGGGCATTTCCGGGGGCTTCTCGTCACCGGTGACAGCTGAGCTCATCAGCGGGGCAGACCTGATTGTCGGGTGGGGCTGCACCCTGAACATGTGGACCATGCGGCATGGCCGGCTGATTTCCCCGGGCACGAAGGTGGTCCAGGTTGATGTCGAGGACGCTTCGCTGGGAGCCAACCGGCCAATTTCGCTGGGCGTCCTGGGGGACTCTGCACTCACCGCTACGGATGCGCTGGCTGTGTTGAAAGCCGCTCAGCCGGCTCCAGCGGAAAAGTATCGCACGGAGACCAATGCAGTGACCATCAAGCAGGGATCGCGGTGGAGGGACGTCGACACGGCTGACCTGTCCACGTCGACACTGATCGATCCGCGCGTCCTCAGCCGGGAACTTGA
This genomic window from Arthrobacter sp. 24S4-2 contains:
- a CDS encoding cupin domain-containing protein — protein: MSNTTTAYLTEGDNSMYAGADGKVVPVVTRAGEEDTNTAQSGDCIRVSGVSIQHTPATKIWFGQVSNTPGYRSLPHHHGEAETGGYVLRGHGRIYYGENYSEYQDMKAGDWVFVPPFMPHVEANMSVTEELVWLTTRTPENIVVNLEDVADGTLADYRRV
- a CDS encoding fumarylacetoacetate hydrolase family protein, which gives rise to MKLATLRAGKHTTAAVLVSDDTAYLPLPYPDVGTMVADPQWRRTADSVVSGQRHNANSVSASAAELAALLPAAGKVICCGLNYSDHIQEMGRELPEYPTLFAKYADTLTGAGDTIDVVGSERVDWEAELAVVVGSPLFRADEEQALQAIAGYTVANDVSMRDWQNRTLQWFQGKAFDASTPVGPVMITADEVEGDFEVRGYVNGELVQAGNTGTLVFGPAKLLSYISHFTVLRPGDLVLTGTPGGVGMGMNPPRFLQDGDLLTTEIAGIGRLENRIRIHHNDGRATYSAPVTSTATT
- a CDS encoding RidA family protein, with the protein product MTNRTVNPQSLPKPSGYAHGILAGNTVYLGGQTALDKDMNIVPGGIVEQFRQAFSNVLTTLAEAGGQPQDLVSVTIYLTDVDDYMANGREIGRIWREMAGSEYPAMAGIGVTRLWQKEALIEIQGIAVIGNR
- a CDS encoding thioesterase family protein, with protein sequence MTDRTSPSRHASIDRNVEWVDTDASGHQHNSSVMRWVESAEAELFRALNLPDYFPSAPRVHQAISYRAKLWFGQRITATVGIQKIGRTSMTYAFEVFGHPHLESQGGIAAFGTVTVAHVPSGSLTAQPWPAHMVEAVQSLQLTTRN
- a CDS encoding PaaX family transcriptional regulator C-terminal domain-containing protein, with protein sequence MSGVNVVPDISPMPRHQHLIVTVYGLYARAHDGAFAVSELIQLLSDLGVESAGVRSSVSRLKKRGVLVSLRKNGSAAYRLAPGLEDVFRAGDERIFSPHRARKGDDWILTSFSVPESQRHLRHKLRTILTRIGCGQVSPGLWIAPGNLADEVSQQLERASLMEYVDLFKAAHLTEDHIRSKVGQWWDLPSLDALYADFIDRHEPVLQRWSELPLSEPESPEYLRQAFADYVPMVTQWRRLPYMDPGLPEEYLPGDWSGLAAEALFAKLHSLLGPIAKRYARSVVED
- a CDS encoding cyclase family protein, producing the protein MSVLAGLTAALTDGSVEVIDLTTPLSSDTPILNLPQPLANTVGLSLSPVSNFDDAGPAWAWNDVTVGEHAGTHLDAPVHWISGRNGKSVDQIEPHRLIGPLIVIDKSADVAENPDFLLEPEHFEQWQETHGQLPDNCWVIFRTGWSSRGGNAADFVNADDAGPHTPGVSVAGAQWIAANTSISGFGVETVGIDAGQAATFDPMFPVHSFLLGADKYGLTSLRQVDRLPTVGATLVVAPLPIVGGTGSPTRVYALVEGS
- a CDS encoding thiamine pyrophosphate-binding protein; this encodes MSENVKVSTLVAQTLAKLGVGHVFGVVGSGNFDVTNILVQAGVPYTAARHEGGAATMADAYSRMSGKVGVVSTHQGCGLSNAITGIGEAAKSRTPMIVLTADTQSAAVRSNFRIDQDSLARSIGAVAERIHSVESAVADTVRAFRTAVNERRTVVLSLPLDVQSGFAPDTLDSVRLQEPTRLRPDPAAVEHLVHLLQRAERPVFVAGRGGRGAKEALLALAEHAGALVATSAVANGLFNGETFNLGISGGFSSPVTAELISGADLIVGWGCTLNMWTMRHGRLISPGTKVVQVDVEDASLGANRPISLGVLGDSALTATDALAVLKAAQPAPAEKYRTETNAVTIKQGSRWRDVDTADLSTSTLIDPRVLSRELDSLLPTNRIVSVDSGNFMGYPSQYLAVPDEFGFCFTQAFQAIGLGLYTAIGAAIAQPERVPVLGAGDGGFLMGISELETAVRLKLPLVCIVYNDAAYGAEVHHFAELDDSLDLRSVKFPETDIAAIARGFGADGITVRTLDDLEPVKAWVARFHAGSESRPLVIDAKIASDGGSWWLAEAFQGH